The Brassica napus cultivar Da-Ae chromosome C7, Da-Ae, whole genome shotgun sequence genome has a segment encoding these proteins:
- the LOC125590542 gene encoding uncharacterized protein LOC125590542 — MIYEFKNIHAKIDGNYSDLNNKYMQLAYHLKALESQVAYMPSSSKQPMGSLPGKPEKNPKDSCNVVFSTTSPEIELSDHEKEEDEIERLVFGTEFGEVERFVVATAEAQIVKDAARKVEATNLQRAEHKAEKQVEKRADNKLKKVKLEEATEVELSPYDTLPFPQRVLTKAQKKVLSKFRKDLSDVGVRLLQISGMREAHVQMMLINDILDHQAEVAELLDISITKIDPPIPPKSLPKLESQGMVTLPCYLGMESMEPNTSSLQFGDSSSTTPIGLIKDFRLKIGACTIPIDLTVLKMATEKRVPLILGTPFLTTVGACIDFANKEVTLVNVNKDVSYPLQSPKMIAEYCGTITCGASSIEKTKAEGVGIKKEGLAGESSKELCDEHLESATKEEVSRATKAAHGKKKMMKEHHPPPLDIMPHTFTLHPMKFKDGAIEYKIKCKGKSTPFSSAKAIITSQLQDDPIKLQELLSQVLTITLEGGKDPPLH; from the exons ATGATTTATGAATTCAAGAACATCCATGCAAAGATTGATGGGAACTATTCTGACCTCAACAACAAGTACATGCAACTTGCCTATCATCTCAAGGCTTTGGAGAGTCAAGTTGCTTATATGCCTTCATCCTCCAAGCAGCCAATGGGGTCTCTACCAGGGAAACCAGAAAAGAACCCCAAGGATTCTTGTAATGTTGTCTTCTCCACTACTTCTCCAGAGATTGAGCTGAGTGATCATGAGAAAGAGGAGGATGAGATTGAAAGACTGGTATTTGGAACTGAGTTTGGGGAAGTTGAGAGATTTGTTGTGGCCACAGCTGAAGCACAGATTGTGAAGGACGCTGCCAGGAAGGTTGAAGCAACGAATCTGCAAAGAGctgagcacaaggctgagaaacaaGTTGAGAAGAGAGCTGACAACAAGCTGAAAAAGGTTAAGCTAGAGGAAGCCACTGAGGTTGAGCTATCACCCTATGATACGCTTCCTTTCCCCCAAAGAgttctcaccaaagctcagaaGAAGGTGCTCTCCAAGTTCAGGAAAGATCTTAGTGATGTTGGGGTCAGGCTTCTACAAATCTCGGGTATGCGTGAAGCTCATGTCCAGATGATGCTCATCAACGACATTCTAGACCACCAAGCTGAAGTGGCCGAGCTTTTGGACATCTCCATTACGAAGATTGATCCACCAATCCCTCCAAAGTCCCTCCCTAAGCTTGAGTCTCAAGGGATGGTCACCTTGCCTTGCTACCTTG GGATGGAGAGCATGGAGCCAAACACATCTTCCCTACAGTTTGGAGATTCCTCTTCTACAACTCctattggtctcatcaaggacTTCCGTTTGAAGATTGGAGCATGCACAATTCCTATAGACCTCACTGTTCTTAAGAtggcaactgagaagagagtCCCCTTGATCCTTGGCACTCCATTCCTTACAACAGTAGGAGCTTGCATAGACTTTGCCAACAAGGAGGTCACACTCGTAAATGTGAACAAAGATGTCTCCTATCCACTACAATCACCAAAGATGATTGCTGAGTATTGTGGAACAATCACTTGTGGAGCATCCTCCATTGAGAAGACCAAGGCTGAAGGGGTTGGTATTAAGAAAGAAGGTCTTGCTGGAGAGTCCTCTAAAGAGCTGTGTGATGAGCACTTGGAAAGTGCTACAAAGGAGGAGGTGAGTAGAGCCACAAAGGCTGCTCATGgcaaaaagaagatgatgaaagaaCATCACCCTCCACCTCTTGATATAATGCCACACACTTTTACTCTTCACCCAATGAAGTTCAAGGATGGAGCTATTGAGTACAAGATCAAATGCAAGGGAAAGtctacaccattctcaagtgCAAAGGCCATCATCACTTCACAGCTCCAAgatgatccaatcaagcttcaagagcttctctctcaagTCCTCACCATCACTCTTGAAGGTGGGAAAGATCCTCCTCTTCATTAG
- the LOC106395122 gene encoding UDP-glycosyltransferase 72E3-like, translated as MQITKPHAAMFSSPGMGHLIPVIELAKRLSANHGFRVTVFVLETDAASAQSKFLNSSGVDFVNLPSPDISQLVNPADHVVTKIGVIMRETVPALRSKIAEMNQKPTALIIDLFGTDALCLTSEFNMLTYVLIASNARYLGVAMYYPTLDKDVKEEHTVQRKPLEIPGCEPVRFEDTMDAYLVPDEPLYRDFVRHCLAYPKADGILVNTWDEMEPKSLRSLQDPKLLGRVARVPVYPVGPLCRPVETSETNHPVLDWLNEQPDESVLYISFGSGGSLTAKQLTELAWGLEQSQQRFVWVVRPPVDGSSCSDYFTANGGGAKDSTPEYLPEGFVTRTCDRGLVVPSWAPQTEVLAHRAVGGFLTHCGWNSTLEGVVSGVPMIAWPLFAEQNMNAALLSDELGIAVRADDSKEAITRSEIESVARKVMAEEEGEEMRRRVKTLRDKAEMSLSIDGGGSAHESLCKVTEECTRFLERDRDLARGA; from the coding sequence atgcaaatcacaaaaccaCACGCAGCCATGTTTTCAAGTCCCGGAATGGGCCACCTCATCCCGGTGATCGAGCTCGCTAAACGTCTCTCCGCTAACCACGGCTTCCGCGTCACCGTCTTCGTCCTCGAAACCGACGCAGCCTCCGCTCAGTCCAAGTTCTTAAACTCGAGCGGCGTGGACTTCGTCAACCTTCCATCGCCGGACATTTCTCAACTAGTGAACCCCGCGGATCACGTGGTGACCAAAATCGGAGTCATTATGCGTGAAACCGTTCCAGCCCTCCGATCCAAGATCGCTGAGATGAATCAGAAGCCAACGGCCCTGATCATCGACTTGTTCGGCACAGATGCTTTATGCCTAACATCAGAATTCAATATGTTGACGTATGTGTTGATCGCTTCCAACGCACGTTATCTTGGTGTTGCTATGTATTATCCAACTCTGGACAAAGATGTCAAAGAAGAACACACGGTGCAAAGAAAACCGCTTGAAATACCGGGATGTGAACCGGTTCGATTTGAAGATACCATGGACGCATACCTGGTTCCGGACGAACCGCTGTACCGGGATTTTGTTCGTCACTGCCTGGCCTACCCAAAAGCAGATGGCATTTTGGTGAATACATGGGATGAAATGGAGCCTAAATCACTGAGGTCCCTTCAAGACCCAAAACTTTTGGGTCGGGTCGCTCGTGTACCGGTTTATCCTGTCGGTCCATTATGCAGACCGGTTGAAACATCGGAAACCAATCACCCGGTTTTGGATTGGTTAAACGAACAGCCAGATGAATCGGTTCTCTACATCTCCTTCGGAAGTGGCGGTTCTCTAACGGCTAAACAGCTAACCGAACTGGCTTGGGGGCTCGAGCAGAGTCAGCAACGGTTCGTCTGGGTGGTTCGACCCCCGGTGGACGGTTCTTCCTGCAGCGATTATTTCACGGCTAACGGAGGCGGAGCCAAAGACAGCACGCCGGAATACTTACCGGAAGGGTTCGTGACACGTACTTGCGATAGAGGCCTCGTGGTCCCATCATGGGCCCCACAAACTGAAGTTCTAGCTCATAGGGCCGTTGGTGGGTTTTTGACACATTGCGGTTGGAACTCGACGCTAGAAGGCGTGGTTAGCGGCGTGCCGATGATCGCGTGGCCGCTTTTCGCCGAGCAGAATATGAACGCGGCGTTGCTCAGCGACGAACTAGGAATCGCCGTCAGAGCTGATGATTCGAAGGAGGCAATTACTAGATCGGAGATTGAGTCGGTTGCGAGGAAGGTTATGGCTGAAGAGGAAGGTGAAGAGATGAGAAGGAGAGTAAAGACTCTGAGAGACAAGGCTGAGATGTCGTTGAGCATCGACGGTGGTGGTTCGGCGCACGAGTCGCTTTGCAAAGTCACGGAGGAGTGTACACGGTTTTTGGAACGTGACAGGGACTTGGCACGTGGTGCTTAG
- the LOC106390371 gene encoding dolichyl-diphosphooligosaccharide--protein glycosyltransferase 48 kDa subunit, giving the protein MMNLSRSVALISLFLLPLLSFSFSVDNPTDRRVLVLLDDLSLKSSHSIFFSTLKSRGFDLDFKLAEDSKLALQRYGQYLYDGLIIFAPSTERFGGSLDSKSIADFVDSGRDLILSADTSASDLIRGIALECGVDFDEDSSAMVIDHSSFSVSDVDGDHTLIAADDLVKSHAILGKTKIEAPVLFRGVAHSLNPTNNLVLKVLSASPSAYSANPSSKLSSPPQLTGSAISLVSVMQARNNARVVISGSLQLFSDKLFRSGVQKAGSPNKYEKSGNEQFATELSKWVFHERGHLKAGSLVHHRVGETDEPAIYRIKDDLEFSVEILEWSGKSWEPYVADDVQVQFYMMSPYVLKTLSTDKKGLFHTSFKVPDVYGVFQFKVEYEKLGYTTLSLSKQIPVRPYRHNEYERFIPTAYPYYGACFTTMAGFFVFSFVYLYHK; this is encoded by the exons ATGATGAACCTCTCGAGATCCGTCGCGTTGATCTCATTATTCCTTCTTCCATTGCTTAGCTTCTCTTTCTCCGTCGATAATCCGACGGATCGGCGGGTTCTGGTTCTGCTCGACGATCTATCACTTAAATCCTCTCATTCCATCTTCTTCAGCACTCTCAAATCGCGTGGATTCGATCTCGATTTCAAGCTAGCTGAAGATTCGAAGCTCGCGCTTCAACGGTACGGCCAGTACTTGTACGACGGGCTCATCATCTTCGCCCCGTCGACAGAGC GGTTTGGAGGATCGTTGGATTCGAAATCCATTGCTGATTTCGTTGATTCAGGTCGTGACTTGATCTTATCGGCGGATACTTCTGCGTCTGATCTGATTCGCGGGATTGCCTTAGAATGTGGGGTTGATTTCGACGAG GATTCTTCGGCTATGGTTATTGATCATTCCAGCTTCTCTGTCTCTGATGTTGACGGAGACCACACCTTGATTGCTGCAGACGATTTAGTTAAATCCCATGCCATTCTAGGAAAAACCAAGATTGAG GCTCCTGTGCTCTTCAGAGGGGTTGCACATTCATTGAACCCTACCAACAATCTG GTTTTGAAAGTTCTTTCAGCTTCTCCCTCAGCTTATTCTGCTAACCCGAGCTCGAAGTTGTCGAGTCCCCCCCAGCTCACTGGTTCTGCTATTTCGCTAGTGTCCGTCATGCAG GCCAGGAACAATGCTAGGGTTGTGATCTCAGGCTCGTTGCAGTTGTTTAGCGACAA GTTATTCAGATCTGGTGTCCAGAAAGCTGGGAGTCCAAACAA ATATGAAAAATCTGGCAACGAACAGTTTGCGACTGAACTAAGCAAATGGGTCTTCCACGAAAGAGGTCATCTTAAG GCTGGTAGTCTTGTACACCACAGGGTTGGAGAGACAGATGAGCCAGCAATATATAGGATAAAGGATGACCTG GAATTTTCTGTGGAGATACTCGAGTGGTCAGGGAAGAGCTGGGAACCGTATGTAGCTGATGATGTGCAGGTTCAGTTTTACATGATGAGCCCATATGTTCTGAAAACCTTGTCAACAGACAAGAAG GGTCTATTTCATACATCATTCAAGGTTCCTGATGTGTATGGTGTATTCCAGTTTAAGGTTGAATATGAAAAGCTAGGCTACACTACATTATCTCTTTCAAAGCAG ATACCTGTGAGGCCTTACAGACACAATGAGTATGAGAGATTTATCCCAACTGCGTATCCTTATTATGGAGCCTGCTTTACCACT ATGGCTGGTTTCTTTGTCTTCAGCTTCGTTTACCTCTACCATAAGTAG